Genomic DNA from Danio rerio strain Tuebingen ecotype United States chromosome 5, GRCz12tu, whole genome shotgun sequence:
catctactaaagttcttcttgagaaaaagtcaaagttttacgtcaccatcatggagaacagagtttgctttagttgggctctcagccctgtcatttttaacatttatatatcgtggctgctgcaattgttaagaactttgtttgaaaagctcctttgttgtggcaagacagccaaaaacctaaataagatctggtgatgttcatattgctattaaatggcagagtctgttctcatttcgtataataaaatttactgctcctatttaATGTTAAATCTGTTGtcttacattatatgtatatatatatggcaatgatttctggaagtttttaagaatatcttggacaataacactgctctatggtgtaaattgcactcaaagagacatcaataatcagcatatgaacctcaataatggtgacaacaaatttaacaaaattaactgtttaactcacaaacaggcaactgaaagtctaaacataaacaacagcagaatcaaacacaaataaagaaaaccgttagaccattatacaacatttatttataccgcaatgcatgctgggatagttgtacagtgccactcccagcatgcattgcagcatgaaacatttgagatgttaccattgttgagatacaaggtcagattcatgaggtctgagtgtgtatttgtcataactaaactgtttttgtatgttatttcttaactgttaaataattacagaggtatcttttctgtttccacttcttattaattcaattaatacctgcaactagcATAAATCTATTGAATGAAGctcttcttccagatttataccaaatcatttatcagaactaatttcagataaatagatttctctatttattgacttcccaactttattgctatagtacaaacattttgtaaactctgtattcaaacagttggaaagtcttcttaaatgagttcaagggtgaagagcccaactaaatcagcccctcactccactacggtgacacaaaaaacaccttaatttctctTGGATCTCAAtgtgaatagtatggaagtcaaatcagtcagtaataagtgtctgctgttgtttgtggagttgtttaatgatcctctgctgagactgaagctgttttattttatttgattttatttcatgctgtaactcaagtcactaattgtatttcttgtttattttcttcagtaattgtaattattaacagcaggtgttcatcagtgtctgaattcactcattagggTTCATTAAAAcagtcaggtgaactatattagttaactagtgtatgaaatagtgaacaaggacacaaagcgtgatttcaaacacagacttcaaaacatcgaatctgaactctgttagctcacagttttctgcagttggttactttctcgaaaacaaaaatgttacccagaaagcactgtttttaacagaatattactgttttagtgaaaaaacattattttaccgtagaatctgaccgttttttaacagcaattttttacagtgtaataaccTAGCAATTATTAcatgattattgtaataaaaaatagatCTTATGTTATAGCAACAATTATTACATTATGAGAAACAAATTACATTATAAATTCAGCAAACATATTGTCGCATCTGTgatatcttttaaaaacaaaaaaatatttaaatgtttgtttaaactacctaCATTGAACATTTCAGGGTAGCaatgattagctacatgctaataataTTTAGTTATGTGCTAGAGCTTCATATCCATATGAAGTAACATTGAGCCAAAGGCTGAAAATATACTAAAAACAACTGTTATGTTCATCATGTTGATTAGCATATTGCTAGCATGTCATCATTCCAACTACATGCTAATTGCGTTAGCATCATACTAGCTTCATGGtaattgttttgacataatattaacAACATGTGAGGGTGgctcggtggctcagtgattatcactgacgcctcacagcaagaaggtcgctcgttCGACTGCCTGGGCtggacatttctgtgtgaagtttgcatgttctccccccatgtttgcgtgagtttcctcctggtgctctggtttcctcccacagtccaaagacatgcaatactattaggtaagctaaataggatactgtgtatgagtgtgtttgtgaatgagtgtgtatggatgtttctcagtactggttgcggctggaagggcatctgccgcataaaacatttgctggaatagttggcggttcattccactgtggtgacctgtGATAAATCATagactaagatgaaggaaaattaatgaatgaattaacaacaTGCATCATCTAGTAAGCATCATGCAAGCAACATGGTGaacaaaggtgaattgaataagcttaattggccatagtgtatgggtgttttccagtgttggaaAGGGCATCTTCCGcgtaaaaatatatgctggataatttggcagttcattctgctgtggcgaccacagattaaaaaagggactaactgaaaagaaaatgaatgaatattacccTATGATCTATGATGACATTATAAGTTGGCAAAGTGTTTTTATAATGTAAGACATTTCTCATACAGCAACCTTAATTGTTtctaattaataaattatgaaCTCTCCATTACAATTATAATTTAGTccttattagattatttttagtttttacagCACATGCAGTTATAACATTATGAGTTGCTTCAAGCCTTTTGTGAAAAGCCAAAAACTGCAAAATCTTGCCAAAATTGACCGGTGCGTGTCTACAGCGTCTCACTGATTTCTGTGACATTTATTGgtcatattttttataatttttaaacatcACACACATTTTGTGCACACAATAAAGAAAGAGCGAACATGTACAATAGGCACAATAGTGCAATTTGCCACCTTTAATAAAGCAATGGATATCATCCTCTAAAAAGAACTGAAACCAAATTTTATTACCCAGATCAGAGGGATCTTCAAAAGTGGCAGAGATCAGCCGGATTTGCtggttttattgtaaatgttGGATTTATTTAGCACAGCCATTAAGAAACCACAAACTAGGATGTGGGGCCACGCGAGTGCTTTTCTGTGGAAGAAGGTCAAATCATTTTCACTTCCTCTTTATTTTCATAAGTCACTATAAACAGTTTAATATTGAAATGCTTACATGAATTTTGGTCACAAATGTGTGAGTAATGTGTCCAGTATGAATTATAGTTTCATTTTAAGCACTTCTGGGTCACGTTGatgagtttgtttattttgaaaagtgaACCAAACATTTAGGAATCATGGTTCTTACTTTACAATAAATTTTCATTAATGCTAGCTGATGTGTCTAATAACATGAACTAGTAATGAATATCATGTGcacctcaactctcctgtttccaccaaaactgtttaCCGGGAGCTCCACAGTGTCAATATATATATGGCcgggctgctatagccaaacctttggtccctcgtgccaatgccaaacatcggtttcaatggtgccagcagcaaaaatcttgggctgtggacatcgtgaaacatgtattgttctctgatgagtccaccttcactgtcttgcATCTGCGGGAGTTACGATTGTGGAGAAGCTCCAAAGAAGCTGCTACCCAGACTGTTGCATACCCAGAAAGAAGCATAGGGGGAAATCATTTTATCTGGCTGCattatcatggcattccctaggtCCAATACTTGTCCAAGATGGGCACGTCACAGTTGAGAGCTACCGagccattctggaggaccatgtgcacccactggGTCAAACATTATGTCCTGAAGGCAGTGCCATGTATCAGTATGATAGTGCATCaacacacacagcaagactggtgacagggtgcactgtaaaaataaatgttgtttcaaCTTAAAATTTGCAAAAAAGTAAGTGTCAGTGCTGGGCGcagaagtggcgcagtaggtagtgctgtcgcctcacagcaagaaggccgctggttcaagccttagctcagttgacgtttctgtgtggagctagcatgttctccctacgtttaAGTGGgcttccttcgggtgctccggtttccccctacagtccaaagacatgcggtacaggtgaattaggtaggttaaattgtctgtagtgtatgagtgtgaatgtgtgtgtggatgtttcccagatgcgttgcggctggaagggcatccgctgcgtaaaaacttgctggataagttggcggttaattccgctgtggcgatcctggattgataaagggactaagccgacaagaaaatgaatgaatgaatgaagtgtcaGTGCTGCCTTAACATTTTAAGATCACTTCACTTTAATAGTGAAGTTGTCTTAACTCTGGATAAAGTTGACAGAACTTGACTGTAACGGATGAACGCTAGACGACAGAGTTTTCGGATGCACATGAAATTTATTAAACACAGggtggtcaggcaggcaatggtctaACAGGTACAAACAGTGTCATAGGGGTAATTCAGAAGCATAGTCAAAGTCGCAGGTGAAGAGGTCAATACAGGTGGCAATAAATCAATATCAACGGAAAAGACAAAGAAATGCTTCATGGTGTTACAgactaacaagactcagcccagaagtgtgtgctgtgtttatagtccttgtaatcaaAGAGAATGACCTtcacctgtgtatgtgtgtgtgttatcagtcCAGATAGGTCACAGCTGTAGCAGGAGTTGATTATCAAAAAGCATCTTGGTAGATGTAGTTCATGTGGTGGCAGATGTGTAGTTTTCCAGCGATCTGCATaagttagatcgctggtgattgtgacagccTTATACATTATGgcaaattttgtttattcaattcacttataccacatgcacccagaggaaacccaagtaaacacatggagaacatgcaaactccatacagagacGCCAGCTGGTCCAGCagggactcaaactagcaaccttcttgcagtgaggcgacagtgccaatcactgagccaccgtggacCTTGTACATTTTGGATCATGGTTTATTTAAaccaaatacaaataatactaaaaaataacacaaataatactAGAAACAGGTTTttgaaatatgcaaatacaaattTTACCAAAAAAGCAGGTATCTGAAAAGatcctcagacaaacacacactacaacaTTAGAATGAGAAAAAGCACAGCCAAGTAAAACgttgatttataagttatttcaacacatttgatCCAGATAAGTTAACATAACTCAAAACattaagttgtcataacaaattGGCacaataatttttacagtgtggttttaTGATCTTAAAAGTGAAGTTAAACATCTCCTGTGGCCTGCACTGTCTCCAGATCTGTATTTTATTAAGTCATTTTGTGTTTTGGAGGAGCAAGTCAGGAAATGTTTTCCTCCACCGGCATCATGTGGTGAACTGGCCAATATTCTGCAAGAacaatggctcaaaatccctctggccattGTGCAGGACTTGTTTCTGTCATTCCCAAGACTAAGTGATGCTGTACTGACCACAAAAGTaggccctacaccatactaatgagttattgtggtctaaaatcaggtgtttcagtttcattactCAACccctttatattaaaaaatgttggaaacctgtaaccactgacttctataatatttcttttttcaagTAAATGgaaaagtacattttcattttgggatgaacattttcaatacattttcactttgaaatgtattGCAAAGTgttgtttaaaattttaattataatgaaacctgaaataataatgaaatattgaaAGTTTGGAGTTTTGATTTCTTGTTTTAGTGATACCCGCAGAGAACTGTGTTGTAAAATCTTCATAAACTATTTTATTACTCTTACTATCAGAATACAAGAACCActgtgaagagagagagagagagagaaagagagagagagatttgtcatttatatataaaagttttatttgaCACTATAGTTGTGTGCGACAAAAGTACATTTAAACAGTAGATTATAAAACTACATATGACACATTGTTCGGTTTCCtgtaaaaaagcattttcaaaatTCAGTGGTcagataaaaataaagttaaataataataataatcagcttAAAGGCTTTTTCCTATAAATTGAGCTTGTTTTGGCAGTGTATAAATACAGCAGACATGCCAGGAATCATTTAAAGGCAGTCGGTGCTGATGTTGATGAAGTCATGGAGCTCTTCACTGTGCCAGTTGTTGTATTGTGTGGCACAGACTGCTGCATCCTGCAAACACAAGAaacaattcattaattattttagttatttgcCTGTTTTGTTTGAGTGTGGAAATATATCTGTGAAGCAGACATAAATATACTTAAGCAGAAATTCTCACCTTTTCCCAATAGCCTTTAAGACGACATTTTTGGTGAATTTTGAGTCTGGATTCAAGCATTTCTGTCCTGCACCGTTTTTCAGAGTCACACTGTGAAAGATCAAAAGAGATGCCGATATTACATGAAGCTGATAAACTTAACTAAATGAAATCACTTTATACTAAAGTTCTGCTATAAACTTACACAATCTCATGTTTGTTGCAAGATGGACTCGGAGGGAAGATTTCCACCTTCTCAAGATTCTTCAGTAAGACCATATTTAGACCTTTGTCTACACAGAAGCATCTGGCTCTTGAAGATCTGTCCTGACCTGGAAAAGAGATGTCATAATTAACTTCAAACCTCAGCAATAGCAAAGATACATGAGCTGAATGATCTTGATGAGTTTTTGAAACTCACCGTTGACCTCTCCAGCGATCAGGCAGGCCAGAAGAAGAAAAGCTGCAAGAGTCTTCATGGTCTTCTTGTTCTTGTTCTGGATGAACTGAGCTTGTCTGGGTCAGTCAGATTATAACTGAAGAACATAAGTAGCTCACTTAAATACTGGAGCATCGGGGGCTTCCCTTCAGTTTTACTTCCCATTTGTGCTCCAACTTCCTCTGCTTTTTCTCTTCTTGAATAGAAGCTATTGTCTTTAGCACCCTGAGCTGAACTTTTCCTGATTGAAGAAGAAAATTTTGCTTGATTGCACTGAAATCTCCTTATTAATTTTGCTTTGGAGGAAACTGTCATAGGCCAAAGTATGGTGAAAAACTTGCatgatccattcattcattttgttttcggcttagtcgctttattaatcagggcttaCAACAGCTGAATTAATCATCtattcatccagcatatgttttacacagtagatgcccttccagccgcaacccaacactgggaaacacccatacactcttgcattcacactcatacactacagccaatttagtcaaCCCAATTCACCAATGGAGCATGTCTTTggcttgtggggtaaaccagagcacctggaggaaacccacatcaacacggagagaacatgcaaacttcacacagaaatgccaactgactcagccgggactcgaacccaaaccttcctgctgtgaggcgacagtgctaacccctgagccaccgtgccgtccAAAACTTCACCACTATCAGCTGGATTGGCtggttttattgtaaatgttgatttatttagCAAAGCCATAAAAGACCACAAACTAGGATGTGGGATTAAGCGAGTGTTTTTCTGTGGAAGAAGGTCAAATCATTTTCACTTCCTCTTTATTTTCATAAGTCATAAACAGCGTAAGATTGAAATGCTTACATCAATTTTGGTCATAACAGTCCAGTATGAATTATTCTGTCATTTTAAGCACTTCTGGGTCACGTTTATTTGGTGAGTCTGTTTATTTGGGATAATTTATTAAGCACTTTAGAATTATggttcacactttacaataagttttcATTAATGCtaggtaatgtatttactaacatgaactagaaatcaacaatacttgtacaacattcattaatcatagttcaacatttaatattgcattattaaaatccaaagttgtgcatgttaacattagttaatgcactatgaGTTGACATGAGCTAACAATAAATGACTGCATTTtccttaattaaaattaataaagtttaagatttaagtaaatacattaacggAAACTTAATAAAGCGTATTGTAAATTATATTTagtcaaaaatatatgtaaaatatctacagtatatattttttacttagtTTGATGTCATTAGTCTTTGGAGATAATTCAATATGTGAGTGATGCAAGTTTTCTAATGAAAAATTCAACAATCAGAGTTCAAATGTTGAAATGCCAAATAGTTTTCAGCGTAAACAAACATCAACAACACTTTTCTTTTTACTGGAAAATCATCAAGCATTTTCACTACCTTATTCTTTATGTAGGACCTTAGTTGTGCTGAAGTCATTCTGATTATCACAATCATACATAagagatgaaaa
This window encodes:
- the cxcl11.6 gene encoding C-X-C motif chemokine 11-6 precursor (The RefSeq protein has 3 substitutions compared to this genomic sequence), whose amino-acid sequence is MKTLAAFLLLSCLIAGEVNGQDRSSRARCFCVDKGLNMVLLKNLDKVEIFPPSPSCNKHEIVVTLKNGAGQKCLNPDSKFTKNVVLKAIGKRMQQSVPHSTTTGTVKSSMTSSTSAPTAFK